AATAATGTTCAAGTGCATCAAAAGTTAATTCAAGTATGGTATTGTTCTGAAATTTATGACCTTTTTGTTAACTGTTTCAAACCGGCATCATGAAGAAGTCTACCTTGGAAACTTGAAGAGGTTTCAATTCAGAGAACTCCGGATTTCTACTCACAACTTCAGCAGCAAAAACATATTAGGAAAAGGTGGTTTTGGAAATGTCTACAAAGGAGTTCTCCCTGATGGTACTCTTGTAGCTGTCAAGAGGCTTAAAGATGGCAATACCGTTAGTGGAGAGATTCAATTTCAGACGAAGTTGAAATGATCAGCTTGGCAGTTCTTCTGTTTCTGAAGAGGCAGAGCCAAGTCCCTTTGTTGGTCAGTGGCAAGGTAAATTTGTTTCTTTCATGCGATCCAACGAGCATGGAAACCATGAAACACAAGAAATGGGACACTTCAGGTCTTCATGGCTTGCCTCTCAAATTTGTTCAAGTTGACCAAAATGCCAGGAATTGGTGGAGAAAGGTACTTCAGTTCATAATACTCCCTTCCCTCAGTGCCTTCTTTAGAAACCAGTACCTTTACTTCTTAATTAGCATATTAACTTTATCCATAATTTTCACTTTGAAGCTTGATATCTTACGTGATATTATAGCTGAAGGTCTGCAAGGGGAAGATCGGTTGGAGGCTCTCTTGTACTCAGCTATCTATCTCAAGgtcttgttctttctttttcattcaatcATCCATGCTCTTATTTTACCATCTTCTGAGCCCTTCTTACATTATTTGTGCAGTGGATAAACACGGGGCAAATATCTTGTTTTGAAGATGGAGGTCACCACCGCCCCAATAGGCATGCTAAGATTTCAAGGCTTATATTTCGTGAACTAGAGCAACACACTACTCGGAAGGATATATCTCCACATGTGATCTATTATTAGTTTTGACAGTGGATCATGTGGTCCTGATTGCATTATCGAGGTTGCTGATGTTTAACAAAAGTTATATGAGGGTGGGTGTTTATGTTATAGGTTCTACATTGCAGTATATTTTAGATGTGTAGGTGTGTTTTGGCCTTAAGGCTTGTTTAGATAAACAtaggagaaaaaaatgagatgaaaaagttatataaacttttctagaagttcaaattaatttatgcatAAGTTATctcttatctatttttttttaaaatctgtcTTTTTTACTTGTGCTTAAGTTAATGTCAACTTCTGtagaaatttatttcaattttcttgttttcttctcttaaaAGCATTTATGGAGAAGTTTATTTAAACAAAcccttatttatattttttgaagatAGCATTATAGTTCAAAATTCAGTCAATTAGTTTCATATCTTatgttttccttgttttttttttgttttaaacttttGTAACAGTTGTTCTGATTTAAATTATTTGCTTTGTTCAGCCACGTCCTTTAAAATGTCTGACATACATTCAATGTTAAACGTCCGGGAATTGAAAATTATTGTTTGCACTGCACTCACCCCATCTATGGTTCAAGCGGTTTGTGACTCATTCCCAT
This sequence is a window from Vigna angularis cultivar LongXiaoDou No.4 chromosome 2, ASM1680809v1, whole genome shotgun sequence. Protein-coding genes within it:
- the LOC108329675 gene encoding phosphoglucan, water dikinase, chloroplastic — its product is MISLAVLLFLKRQSQVPLLVSGKVNLFLSCDPTSMETMKHKKWDTSGLHGLPLKFVQVDQNARNWWRKLDILRDIIAEGLQGEDRLEALLYSAIYLKWINTGQISCFEDGGHHRPNRHAKISRLIFRELEQHTTRKDISPHVIYY